From a single Lolium rigidum isolate FL_2022 chromosome 7, APGP_CSIRO_Lrig_0.1, whole genome shotgun sequence genomic region:
- the LOC124675770 gene encoding UDP-glucosyltransferase UGT13248-like, whose amino-acid sequence METTITTSESVSHGGGDGGGNVFFLPFPGAQGHTNPMLQFGQRLAYHGLRPTLVVTRYVLSSTDPPGDPFRVAAISDGFDAGGMASCPDYAEYFSRMEAVGSDTLRELLSSEARAGRPVRVLVYDPHLAWALPVARAAGVATAAFFSQPCAVDIIYGELWAGRMALPATDGRELVARGALSVELGPEDMPPFVAVPESQPVFTRTCIRQFEGLEEADDVLVNSFRDFEPKEAEYMELIWRAKMIGPTLPSFYLDDDRLPSNKSYGFNLFNCNAPCMDWLEKQDNSSVVLVSYGTVSNYDATQLEELGNGLCDSGKPFIWVVRSNEAHKLSKVLKIKCEKAGLIVSWCPQLEVLAHRAIGCFVTHCGWNSTLEAVASGVPLVGIPHWADQPTISKYVESVWGMGVQARKSDNGFLRSGEIERCIREVMDGERKDKYKKNAEKWMQMAKKAMQARGSSDMHIVAFAAKYFSI is encoded by the exons ATGGAGACCACAATCACCACCAGCGAGAGCGTCAGCcatggaggcggcgacggcggcgggaatGTGTTCTTCCTGCCGTTCCCGGGCGCGCAGGGGCACACCAACCCAATGCTCCAGTTCGGCCAGCGCCTGGCCTACCACGGCCTCCGCCCCACCCTCGTCGTCACCCGCTACGTGCTCTCCTCCACCGACCCACCGGGCGACCCGTTCCGCGTGGCCGCCATCTCCGACGGCTTCGACGCCGGCGGCATGGCCTCGTGCCCGGACTACGCGGAGTACTTCTCCCGGATGGAGGCCGTGGGGTCCGACACGCTGCGGGAGCTACTGTCGTCGGAGGCGCGCGCGGGTCGGCCGGTGCGCGTGCTCGTGTACGACCCGCACCTCGCGTGGGCGCTGCCCGTGGCGCGCGCCGCCGGAGTGGCCACCGCGGCGTTCTTCTCCCAGCCGTGCGCTGTGGACATCATCTACGGGGAGCTGTGGGCGGGGCGCATGGCGCTGCCCGCGACGGACGGGCGCGAGCTGGTGGCGAGGGGAGCGCTGAGCGTGGAGCTGGGGCCGGAGGACATGCCGCCGTTCGTGGCGGTGCCGGAGTCCCAGCCTGTGTTCACCAGGACATGTATTCGGCAGTTCGAGGGGCTAGAAGAAGCCGACGACGTGCTCGTCAACTCATTCCGCGACTTCGAGCCAAAG GAGGCAGAGTACATGGAGTTAATATGGAGAGCAAAGATGATAGGCCCAACATTGCCATCATTTTACCTCGACGATGATCGCCTTCCATCAAACAAGTCTTATGGGTTCAACTTGTTCAATTGCAATGCACCGTGCATGGATTGGCTGGAGAAGCAGGACAACTCGTCTGTTGTGCTTGTATCATATGGGACCGTCTCCAACTATGACGCAACTCAGCTGGAGGAGCTTGGCAACGGACTTTGTGATTCCGGTAAACCTTTTATATGGGTTGTTAGATCAAATGAGGCACACAAGTTATCTAAAGTCCTCAAGATCAAATGTGAGAAGGCCGGATTAATTGTTTCTTGGTGCCCCCAACTCGAGGTTCTTGCACACCGGGCGATTG GTTGTTTCGTTACCCACTGTGGATGGAACTCAACACTGGAAGCCGTTGCTAGCGGTGTGCCTCTTGTGGGCATTCCACATTGGGCAGACCAACCCACCATCTCAAAATATGTGGAGAGCGTGTGGGGCATGGGTGTGCAAGCACGGAAGAGCGATAATGGATTCCTAAGGAGTGGGGAAATCGAGAGGTGCATTAGAGAGGTGATGGACGGGGAAAGAAAGGATAAGTACAAAAAGAATGCTGAAAAATGGATGCAAATGGCTAAGAAGGCTATGCAGGCAAGAGGAAGTTCAGACATGCATATTGTTGCATTCGCGGCAAAGTATTTCTCAATTTAA